A region from the Dendropsophus ebraccatus isolate aDenEbr1 chromosome 1, aDenEbr1.pat, whole genome shotgun sequence genome encodes:
- the LOC138785890 gene encoding zona pellucida sperm-binding protein 3-like: MELWIRWSWLLVVLLYGPGFSSSSVRPRRQYDTWWRSNQAGWGSSRGLGQSASRLGSPRANPWSQSHSVSGVGSPRSLQPVYGWGSRSHGAAYQSRQLALQPSSSPISVQCGEDKIVVMVKRDFYGNGKLVRPSDLSLGSCPPGAQTTDPNVMFEADLQDCGSSLEMTPDWLIYSVNLRYTPSSPRNVPITRFNSAVVPIHCYYPRHGNVSSKAIKPTWIPFSSTVTSEERLAFSLRLMTADWSAPSPSLVFQLGDMFYIEASLDTQNHAPMILFVDSCVATITPDVTSTPRYEIISNNGCLMDGMQEDSSSVFVSPRPQADTLRFIVDAFRFTDSSVSLIYITCSLRAAAIDQTPDPVNKACSYNKASSSWTPVEGSSGICQCCATGNCAAPTGPRSAWGSYLGRPRGLGKRDVGSQVEEHGLATLGPLLVTGAKPNQEARAGTAQASRMGAGQEPLQLWVLVAIGSVSTVVVAVALTVVGKYLLRKLTAKGPVPTEQS, from the exons ATGGAGCTGTGGATCAGGTGGAGTTGGCTCTTAGTGGTTCTGCTCTACGGACCAGGCTTTAGCAGCTCCTCGGTTAGACCCCGGCGCCAGTATGACACTTGGTGGAGGAGTAACCAGGCTGGATGGGGATCTTCTAGAGGACTTGGACAATCAGCCTCTAGACTGGGTTCTCCTAGAGCAAACCCCTGGTCTCAGTCTCACTCAGTCTCTGGTGTTGGGTCTCCGAGAAGTCTTCAGCCTGTATATGGATGGGGCTCCAGGAGTCATGGAGCAGCGTATCAGTCCCGACAActtgcactacaaccctcatcctcccctatcagtgtgcagtgtggtgaggACAAGATAGTGGTGATGGTGAAGAGAGACTTCTATGGTAATGGTAAGCTGGTGAGGCCCTCAGACCTGTCCCTGGGTTCCTGCCCCCCTGGAGCTCAGACTACTGACCCCAATGTGATGTTTGAAGCTGATCTCCAAGACTGTGGGAGCAGCTTAGAG ATGACTCCAGACTGGCTAATTTACAGCGTCAATCTGcgctacacccccagctctcccagaaatgtgcccatcaccaggttCAACTCTGCTGTGGTTCCCATTCATTGTTACTACCCACG ACATGGTAATGTGAGCAGTAAGGCCATCAAGCCAACATGGATCCCGTTCAGCTCCACAGTGACCTCAGAAGAGCGGCTGGCCTTCTCCTTGCGTCTCATGACTG CGGACTGGAGCGCTCCCAGTCCATCACTGGTCTTCCAGCTTGGTGACATGTTCTACATAGAAGCCTCTCTGGACACTCAGAACCATGCCCCGATGATCCTGTTTGTGGACAGTTGTGTGGCCACCATTACCCCAGATGTGACCTCCACTCCTCGCTATGAGATTATCTCTAACAATGG GTGCTTGATGGACGGGATGCAAGAAGACTCTTCTTCAGTCTTTGTTTCTCCAAGACCTCAAGCAGACACCCTTCGCTTCATAGTGGATGCCTTCAGGTTCACGGACAGTTCTGTGTCTCTG ATCTATATCACCTGTTCTCTGAGAGCTGCTGCCATTGACCAGACCCCTGACCCAGTGAACAAGGCCTGCTCCTACAACAAGGCCTCCAGCAG TTGGACACCTGTAGAAGGCtcaagtgggatctgccagtgctGTGCCACCGGGAACTGTGCTGCTCCTACAGGCCCCAGATCAGCATGGGGCTCATACCTTGGGAGGCCAAGAGGATTAGGGAAGAGAGATGTTG GTTCTCAGGTGGAGGAACATGGCCTGGCCACACTGGGTCCTCTTCTAGTGACTGGAGCGAAGCCTAACcaggaggccagagcaggaaccGCCCAAGCTTCCAGGATGGGTGCAGGCCAAGAACCTCTCCAGCTGTGGGTGCTGGTGGCCATCGGCTCTGTCTCTACAGTGGTTGTGGCTGTTGCTCTTACTGTGGTTGGAAAATATCTTCTGAGAAAGCTTACTGctaaaggccccgttcccactgagcaaagctag